The Gemmatimonadaceae bacterium genome has a window encoding:
- a CDS encoding protein kinase: MQEWLSRLTNALAGTFRLERELGAGGMATVYLAQDVRHQRAVAIKVLRPDVALALGRERFQREIAIAAPLAHPNIVAVLDSGEADGMLYYVMPYVPGESLRARMQREGELPIADALRIVRGLLRALTYAHAHGVVHRDLKPENVLLAGDEPLLADFGIARPSAPSPDETRLTSTGMAVGTTAYMSPEQAAGDPRVDHRTDLYALGMLWYEMLAGAHPFAALSPQQQVAAHFTHAIEPVHAVRPSVPESVAAMLARCLEKRPADRWQDATELLRQLDTFLAKGTGDSWREGAPVPMMRAFRLDEEVLVRMTDGFDPRMPGDAIRYLDNGRISDTLICYLPRWGIDATDGVDVLQQTPFRAISPELFGFDPDRRYRIALPIDDHLVLLGALLESVATTSGATRIVVVGFSTGADLVMRLAAAPRERVAARIDGVLAIGGNLATETAFLSSVLAQLGNAREDGLLPFLLRVTGRQEQLQDWLDVNEYLVRLVRRFRADPAILRNFAHGIASPFAEEGALVPFVRWYRALAERGSRIRCVFEDNATYRGLVRQLQPTGTGSPFGASYQPGSLTIEPGAGHFDLERPEIVLRHLDQFVQLLRGA, from the coding sequence ATGCAGGAATGGCTGAGTCGCCTCACCAACGCCCTCGCCGGGACGTTCCGCCTCGAGCGCGAACTCGGCGCCGGGGGAATGGCGACCGTGTATCTCGCGCAGGACGTGCGACACCAGCGCGCGGTCGCGATCAAGGTGCTGCGTCCGGACGTCGCACTCGCTCTCGGCCGCGAGCGCTTTCAGCGCGAGATCGCCATCGCCGCGCCGCTCGCCCACCCGAACATCGTCGCCGTCCTCGACTCCGGGGAGGCAGACGGGATGCTGTACTACGTGATGCCGTACGTGCCCGGCGAGTCGCTGCGCGCCCGCATGCAACGGGAGGGAGAACTCCCGATCGCGGATGCCCTGCGGATCGTGCGTGGCCTCCTGCGCGCCCTCACGTATGCGCACGCGCACGGCGTCGTGCATCGCGACCTCAAGCCCGAGAATGTGCTGCTCGCGGGCGACGAACCGCTGCTTGCCGACTTCGGGATTGCGCGCCCCTCAGCGCCATCGCCGGACGAGACGCGCCTGACGTCGACCGGCATGGCCGTCGGGACTACTGCGTACATGTCGCCCGAACAGGCCGCCGGTGATCCCCGCGTCGATCATCGAACCGATCTGTACGCGCTGGGTATGCTCTGGTACGAGATGCTCGCCGGGGCCCACCCGTTCGCCGCGCTGTCGCCCCAGCAACAGGTGGCGGCGCACTTCACGCACGCGATCGAGCCCGTGCACGCCGTACGCCCGAGTGTCCCGGAGTCGGTCGCCGCGATGCTCGCGCGCTGTCTTGAGAAGAGACCCGCCGATCGCTGGCAGGACGCGACCGAGCTCCTGCGCCAGCTCGACACCTTCTTGGCGAAGGGGACGGGCGACTCGTGGCGCGAAGGCGCCCCGGTTCCGATGATGCGGGCGTTCCGCCTCGACGAGGAGGTCCTCGTTCGCATGACGGATGGATTCGATCCGCGCATGCCGGGTGATGCGATCCGCTATCTCGACAACGGGAGGATCTCCGACACCCTCATCTGCTACCTGCCGCGCTGGGGGATCGACGCGACCGACGGGGTGGATGTCCTGCAGCAGACGCCGTTCCGCGCCATCAGCCCGGAGCTCTTCGGCTTCGATCCGGATCGTCGCTACCGCATCGCGCTCCCGATTGACGACCACCTCGTCCTGCTGGGGGCGTTGCTGGAGTCGGTTGCGACGACGAGCGGCGCGACGCGCATCGTCGTCGTGGGCTTTTCCACCGGCGCCGACCTCGTGATGCGGCTCGCCGCGGCGCCGCGCGAACGCGTGGCCGCGCGGATCGACGGCGTGCTTGCGATCGGCGGGAATCTCGCGACCGAGACGGCCTTCCTGAGCAGCGTCCTCGCGCAGTTGGGAAACGCGCGGGAGGATGGGCTCCTCCCCTTCCTGCTGCGCGTCACCGGCCGACAGGAGCAGCTGCAGGACTGGCTCGATGTGAACGAATACCTCGTGCGCCTCGTGCGGCGGTTCCGCGCGGATCCGGCGATCCTGCGCAACTTCGCGCACGGCATCGCCTCGCCGTTCGCCGAGGAGGGGGCGCTCGTCCCGTTCGTCCGCTGGTACCGCGCCCTCGCCGAGCGTGGGAGCCGGATCCGGTGCGTCTTCGAGGACAACGCCACGTACCGCGGGCTCGTCCGGCAGCTGCAACCGACGGGCACGGGTTCGCCGTTCGGCGCGAGCTACCAGCCCGGCTCCCTCACGATCGAGCCGGGGGCGGGGCACTTCGACCTCGAACGCCCGGAGATCGTCCTTCGCCACCTCGACCAGTTCGTGCAGCTGTTGCGTGGGGCCTAG
- a CDS encoding protein kinase, translating to MSTPPADLVRAIADRYTILREIGVGGMATVFLAEDRKHHRNVALKVLKPELAAALGADRFPREIRTVAQFNHPHILSLYDSGEVHGFLFYVMPFVEGESLRDRLDRDGQLPIGDVIRIMHEVADALAYSHARGVIHRDIKPANVLLSGRHAIVTDFGVAKAVTASGTDAATTTGMAVGTPQYMAPEQAMGEADVDARADIYALGLLAYEMLAGRPTFEAPTAQAMLAAHVMETPADIRTVRPGTPAILGDAVMRCLAKHRTDRWASAEALLARLEEIPNAPSGGMTPAQTAPHKATVARPAGARRPWLAVAAAVLVLGGAAGALLLNRSNGSAGSAPRIAKLGVMPIEDISGKDSVFVAAMHDALTSALTRANVTGVASRSAMMRYNKSSKSTEEIAKELALGGIVETTVFRAGDVMRINVQLSDPVSTRVLWSDSYERNVSNVLAAQSEVVALVASGIGSALSGTPASGERK from the coding sequence GTGAGCACCCCGCCTGCCGACCTCGTCCGCGCGATCGCGGACCGCTACACCATTCTCCGCGAGATCGGGGTCGGCGGGATGGCCACCGTGTTCCTGGCCGAGGACCGCAAGCACCACCGCAACGTCGCGCTCAAGGTGCTCAAGCCGGAGCTGGCCGCGGCCCTCGGTGCGGATCGCTTTCCACGCGAGATCCGCACGGTCGCCCAGTTCAACCACCCGCACATCCTCTCGCTGTACGACTCGGGCGAGGTGCACGGGTTCCTGTTCTACGTCATGCCCTTCGTGGAGGGGGAGTCGCTGCGGGACCGGCTCGATCGCGACGGCCAGCTGCCGATCGGGGACGTCATCCGCATCATGCACGAAGTGGCCGACGCGCTCGCGTACTCGCACGCGCGCGGCGTGATCCACCGGGACATCAAGCCCGCCAACGTGCTGCTGTCCGGGCGCCACGCGATTGTCACCGATTTCGGGGTCGCCAAGGCCGTCACCGCGTCCGGGACGGACGCGGCCACCACCACGGGCATGGCGGTGGGCACGCCGCAGTACATGGCCCCCGAACAGGCCATGGGCGAAGCGGACGTGGACGCGCGCGCCGACATCTACGCGCTCGGGCTGCTGGCCTACGAGATGCTCGCCGGTCGCCCCACGTTCGAGGCCCCCACGGCGCAGGCCATGCTCGCCGCGCACGTCATGGAGACGCCGGCGGACATCCGCACGGTGCGCCCCGGCACGCCGGCCATCCTCGGTGACGCCGTCATGCGCTGCCTGGCCAAGCACCGCACCGATCGCTGGGCCAGCGCCGAGGCGTTGCTGGCGAGACTCGAAGAAATTCCCAATGCGCCGAGTGGGGGCATGACCCCGGCGCAGACCGCGCCGCACAAGGCGACGGTGGCACGGCCCGCGGGGGCGCGCAGACCGTGGCTGGCGGTCGCCGCGGCGGTGCTGGTGCTTGGTGGTGCCGCCGGTGCGTTGCTGCTGAATCGATCCAACGGGAGTGCCGGTTCCGCCCCGCGCATCGCAAAACTGGGCGTGATGCCCATCGAAGACATCTCCGGGAAGGACTCCGTGTTCGTCGCCGCGATGCACGACGCGCTCACCAGCGCGCTCACGCGCGCCAACGTGACGGGGGTGGCATCCCGCTCGGCGATGATGCGCTACAACAAGAGCAGTAAGAGCACCGAGGAAATCGCCAAGGAACTGGCGCTCGGCGGCATCGTCGAGACGACAGTGTTTCGTGCGGGAGACGTCATGCGCATCAACGTGCAGCTCAGTGACCCGGTGAGCACGCGCGTGCTCTGGTCGGACAGCTACGAACGCAACGTCAGCAACGTGCTTGCGGCGCAGAGCGAAGTCGTGGCCCTGGTGGCCAGCGGCATCGGCAGTGCCCTGAGTGGAACACCGGCATCGGGAGAACGGAAATGA